The Streptomyces sp. SS1-1 genome has a segment encoding these proteins:
- a CDS encoding CGNR zinc finger domain-containing protein, with protein MERWLALELASTIRHDGDGGVADDLATVHGVDRWLQAQADLLGGHVAVGDAAADDGLRQEIVELRQAVRALFARAVSPGPPSSADVGRLMPADRALTYINSVAARDAVVPRMEWPPEGDPVVRLVSAEGDPAVWLPAALARAAIDFLSGPQRTRLRACSAPRCVRYFVQGHGRQGWCKPSCGNRARAARHYQRRRLATDGDPAS; from the coding sequence GTGGAGCGCTGGCTGGCGCTGGAACTGGCGAGCACGATCCGCCATGACGGGGACGGCGGTGTGGCCGACGACCTCGCCACGGTTCACGGTGTGGACCGGTGGCTTCAGGCGCAGGCCGACCTGTTGGGCGGTCATGTCGCGGTTGGCGATGCGGCGGCCGACGACGGCCTCAGGCAGGAGATCGTCGAGCTACGGCAGGCGGTCAGGGCGCTTTTCGCCCGTGCGGTCAGTCCGGGTCCGCCCAGTTCGGCGGACGTCGGCCGGTTGATGCCGGCCGACCGGGCACTGACGTACATCAACAGCGTCGCGGCTCGCGACGCGGTCGTCCCGCGGATGGAGTGGCCGCCAGAGGGTGATCCGGTGGTGCGCCTGGTGTCCGCCGAGGGTGATCCGGCGGTGTGGCTGCCGGCGGCACTGGCGCGCGCCGCCATCGACTTCCTGAGCGGGCCGCAGCGCACCCGTCTGCGAGCCTGTTCCGCACCCCGCTGCGTGCGCTACTTCGTCCAGGGCCACGGGCGGCAGGGGTGGTGCAAGCCGTCCTGTGGGAACCGCGCCCGCGCGGCACGCCACTACCAACGCCGACGCCTCGCCACCGACGGCGATCCCGCCTCATGA
- a CDS encoding HAD family hydrolase encodes MTKSPIAVLDVDGTLIDSNYHHALAWYRALRSVGEIWPVWKLHRLIGMGGDQLVTALGGEDLERRVGDRVREQQGREVDALLDEMAPLPGARDLLLAIKERGHRLVLASSGKERHVDAFLDKLDAREIADDWTSSADAEASKPAPDLLHVALGKLGAPSDAASVMIGDSVWDVEAAKRAGMPAIVVRSGGFGDDELRNAGAIALYDTPGDLAKALDDTPLA; translated from the coding sequence GTGACGAAATCCCCCATCGCCGTCCTCGATGTCGACGGCACGCTGATCGACTCCAACTACCACCATGCCCTCGCGTGGTATCGCGCCCTGCGCTCGGTGGGCGAGATCTGGCCGGTGTGGAAGCTGCACCGCCTGATCGGCATGGGCGGGGACCAGCTGGTCACCGCCCTCGGAGGCGAGGACCTGGAGCGCCGGGTGGGCGACCGGGTCCGGGAGCAGCAGGGGCGCGAGGTCGACGCACTGCTCGACGAGATGGCGCCGTTGCCCGGCGCCCGTGACCTGCTCCTGGCCATCAAGGAACGCGGGCACCGGCTGGTGCTCGCCAGCTCCGGCAAGGAGCGGCACGTGGACGCCTTCCTCGACAAGCTGGACGCCCGCGAGATCGCCGACGACTGGACCAGCAGCGCCGACGCCGAGGCCTCCAAACCCGCGCCGGACCTGCTGCACGTGGCGCTCGGGAAGCTGGGTGCGCCGTCCGACGCGGCGAGTGTGATGATCGGCGACTCGGTGTGGGACGTAGAGGCCGCGAAGCGGGCCGGGATGCCGGCGATCGTCGTGCGCTCCGGCGGCTTCGGCGACGACGAACTGCGCAACGCGGGCGCCATCGCCCTGTACGACACCCCCGGCGACCTCGCGAAGGCACTGGACGACACCCCCCTCGCCTGA
- a CDS encoding AAA family ATPase — protein MSEADAQATAGKLRTIIGELSERFYERDDVVRTLVVTLLAGRHSLLLGPPGTAKSELARELTGRVEGASYWEILLSKFTAPTRMFGPIDVGALARGEYRQVYEGRATTAHVAFIDEIFKCSTAALNETLGYLNERIYHPENGGEPIRCPLIGAITASNELPDEEDAAAIYDRLLVRIEVGYLTDPSNFAALVRSAVRAPAPVSAPTTIQLAELQDAVTKAVPAIEVPDAMVDAVCTLRAALRRKELIASDRRWRQAVGLLQASAYVDGRPEVTETDLPVLTHVLWNSPAERPVVEREVLHLVNPDAKEALDLADTLDELETQLDAMAGQSREALSDWVIKNAHNKLATAGKRLEQLRTEAAGAGRSTTTIDRVTLRQRAVRARVLTEALGLDTSMVDAQP, from the coding sequence ATGAGTGAAGCCGACGCGCAGGCCACCGCAGGGAAGCTGCGGACGATCATCGGCGAGCTGTCGGAGCGCTTCTACGAACGGGACGACGTGGTGCGCACCCTCGTGGTGACGTTGCTCGCCGGCCGGCACTCCCTGTTGCTCGGCCCGCCCGGCACGGCGAAGTCCGAGCTCGCCCGGGAACTCACCGGCCGGGTCGAGGGCGCCTCCTACTGGGAGATCCTGCTGTCCAAGTTCACGGCTCCCACCAGGATGTTCGGCCCCATCGACGTCGGCGCCCTGGCCCGGGGCGAGTACCGCCAGGTCTACGAGGGCCGCGCCACGACCGCCCATGTCGCGTTCATCGACGAGATATTCAAGTGCTCGACGGCGGCACTGAACGAGACGCTGGGCTACCTCAACGAGCGGATCTACCACCCGGAGAACGGCGGCGAGCCGATCCGGTGCCCTCTGATCGGAGCCATCACCGCGAGCAACGAGCTGCCGGACGAGGAGGACGCGGCCGCCATCTACGACCGCCTGCTGGTGCGGATCGAGGTCGGTTACCTGACCGACCCCTCGAACTTCGCCGCCCTGGTCCGCTCCGCCGTCCGCGCACCGGCGCCGGTCTCCGCCCCGACGACGATCCAGCTCGCCGAGTTGCAGGACGCCGTCACGAAGGCGGTCCCGGCGATCGAGGTCCCCGACGCCATGGTCGACGCCGTCTGCACCCTGCGGGCCGCGTTGCGGCGCAAGGAACTCATCGCCTCCGACCGACGCTGGCGGCAGGCGGTCGGTCTGCTCCAGGCATCGGCGTATGTAGACGGCCGCCCGGAGGTCACCGAGACCGACCTGCCGGTGCTGACCCACGTGTTGTGGAACTCCCCCGCCGAACGCCCCGTCGTCGAGCGGGAAGTGCTGCACCTGGTGAACCCGGACGCGAAGGAGGCGCTCGACCTGGCCGACACCCTCGACGAGTTGGAGACGCAACTCGACGCCATGGCCGGTCAGTCCCGTGAGGCGCTGAGCGACTGGGTCATCAAGAACGCCCACAACAAGCTCGCCACAGCCGGGAAGCGTCTGGAGCAGCTGCGTACGGAGGCAGCGGGCGCCGGTCGTTCCACGACCACGATCGACCGCGTGACACTCCGCCAGCGGGCGGTGCGGGCCCGCGTGCTCACGGAGGCCCTCGGTCTGGACACCAGCATGGTGGACGCCCAGCCCTGA
- a CDS encoding winged helix-turn-helix transcriptional regulator: MDTDATSLTPRPMPRFSAECPSRPILDQIADKWSMMVLAVLEQPTRFNDIKRQLEGVTQRVLTQTLRRLERNGLIRRRVLETSPVGVEYSLTPLGESFREPFTRLYDWTVEHSDEVLSAQQEYDGRPSGR; this comes from the coding sequence ATGGATACCGACGCCACGTCCCTGACGCCCCGCCCCATGCCGCGCTTCAGCGCCGAGTGCCCGAGCCGGCCCATCCTCGACCAGATCGCCGACAAGTGGTCGATGATGGTGCTGGCGGTCCTGGAGCAGCCGACGCGGTTCAACGACATCAAGCGGCAGCTGGAGGGCGTCACGCAGCGGGTGCTGACGCAGACGCTGCGCAGACTCGAGCGCAACGGCCTGATCCGGCGCCGCGTGCTGGAGACCTCGCCCGTCGGCGTGGAGTACTCCCTCACCCCGCTCGGCGAGTCCTTCCGGGAACCCTTCACGCGCCTGTACGACTGGACGGTCGAGCACAGCGACGAGGTCCTGTCCGCCCAGCAGGAGTACGACGGCAGGCCGTCGGGGCGGTAG
- a CDS encoding SDR family NAD(P)-dependent oxidoreductase — protein MNGPDSKVAVITGASQGIGAGLVDAYRALGRRVVATSRSIGPSDDPDVLAVRGDIADPATAERVCAAAIDRFGRVDTLVNNAGLFIGKPFTEYSQEDYEAIIGVNLTGFFRITQLAVEQMLRQGGGHVVQITTSLADHPSSTDPSVLASLTKGGLQAATRSLAVEFAAHGIRSNAVALGIISTPMHAGDDDADLARKHPLGRTGEVRDVVEAVLYLEQASFVTGVTLPVDGGRSAGH, from the coding sequence GTGAATGGTCCTGACAGCAAGGTCGCCGTGATCACCGGTGCGTCGCAGGGCATCGGGGCGGGCCTGGTCGACGCCTATCGCGCGCTCGGTCGCCGGGTCGTCGCGACCTCCCGCTCCATCGGTCCCTCCGACGACCCGGACGTACTCGCCGTGCGGGGCGACATCGCGGACCCGGCCACGGCCGAGCGGGTGTGCGCCGCGGCGATCGATCGGTTCGGCCGCGTCGACACCCTGGTGAACAACGCGGGCCTGTTCATCGGCAAGCCGTTCACGGAGTACTCCCAGGAGGACTACGAGGCGATCATCGGCGTCAACCTGACCGGCTTCTTCCGGATCACCCAGCTCGCCGTCGAGCAGATGCTCCGGCAGGGCGGTGGGCACGTCGTCCAGATCACCACCAGCCTGGCCGACCACCCCAGCTCCACCGACCCCTCGGTCCTCGCCTCCCTGACCAAGGGCGGCCTCCAAGCCGCCACCAGGTCGCTCGCCGTCGAGTTCGCGGCGCACGGCATCCGCAGCAACGCGGTGGCCCTGGGCATCATCAGCACCCCCATGCACGCGGGCGACGACGACGCGGACCTCGCGCGGAAGCATCCGCTCGGCCGCACGGGCGAGGTGAGGGACGTCGTCGAGGCGGTCCTGTACCTCGAGCAGGCGTCCTTCGTGACCGGTGTGACGCTGCCCGTCGACGGCGGCCGGAGCGCCGGCCACTGA
- a CDS encoding pentapeptide repeat-containing protein — protein sequence MDWGEPDGGRRRWHDGPVRRRVAAGLLAGAGLVALGTLFVVLPGAVVDHDLGGASVAAEDRLTAVNDVRTTLLQVVGGLVVLFGAYATWRQLRVSQDGLRAAQEGYVTDRFSRAVDQLGSDKRDVRIGGLHALWRIAEQSARDREAIISLQAAYLRTHLPWPPAGPEAPVADTPINDIAPLETRSADAQVALTGLGVLCQRREQSWVNLSITDLRRADCDGLWFPEVNFDRSCMEAAGFYRANLTQASLVSVNLRHADLTTAVLRRARCVLSDLRGAKLVETDLRDADFTETDLREANLRKADAHSAVFHRADLRMADLRGTDLSTADLGGARLTGALASAHTRWPDGFDHTTAGVVDTEDPGPEPPPLLQPPTLTWQAPPLRSTS from the coding sequence ATGGACTGGGGGGAACCGGACGGCGGGCGGCGGCGGTGGCACGACGGGCCGGTCAGGCGCCGTGTGGCCGCGGGTCTGCTGGCCGGGGCGGGACTGGTCGCGCTGGGCACGCTGTTCGTCGTACTGCCGGGCGCGGTGGTGGACCACGATCTCGGTGGGGCGAGCGTCGCCGCGGAGGATCGTCTGACGGCGGTCAACGACGTCCGTACGACGCTGCTGCAGGTGGTCGGCGGTCTGGTCGTGCTCTTCGGCGCGTACGCCACCTGGCGGCAACTGCGGGTGAGTCAGGACGGCTTGCGCGCCGCCCAGGAGGGCTACGTCACCGATCGGTTCAGCCGGGCCGTCGACCAGCTCGGCAGCGACAAGCGGGACGTGCGCATCGGCGGGCTGCACGCGCTGTGGCGGATCGCGGAACAGTCCGCCCGCGACCGGGAGGCCATCATCTCCCTCCAGGCCGCGTACCTGCGGACCCACCTGCCGTGGCCACCCGCCGGGCCGGAGGCGCCGGTGGCGGACACGCCCATCAACGACATCGCGCCCCTGGAGACCCGCTCCGCCGACGCCCAGGTCGCCCTGACCGGGCTCGGCGTGCTGTGCCAGCGACGGGAGCAGTCCTGGGTCAACCTCAGCATCACCGACCTGCGCCGGGCCGACTGCGACGGACTGTGGTTCCCCGAGGTCAACTTCGACCGCTCCTGCATGGAGGCGGCGGGGTTCTACCGCGCCAATCTGACCCAGGCGTCCCTGGTCTCCGTCAACCTTCGGCACGCCGACCTCACGACCGCGGTTCTCCGCCGCGCTCGGTGCGTCCTGTCCGACCTGCGGGGCGCCAAGCTGGTGGAAACCGACCTGCGTGACGCGGACTTCACCGAGACCGACCTGCGCGAGGCCAACCTGCGGAAGGCCGACGCCCACAGCGCGGTCTTCCACCGCGCCGACCTCCGTATGGCCGACCTGCGCGGCACCGACCTGAGCACCGCGGACCTCGGCGGAGCACGCCTGACCGGCGCCCTGGCCAGTGCGCACACCCGCTGGCCCGACGGCTTCGACCACACCACCGCCGGAGTCGTCGACACCGAAGACCCCGGGCCCGAGCCCCCGCCCCTGCTCCAGCCGCCCACACTGACATGGCAGGCGCCGCCTTTGAGGTCCACTTCCTGA
- a CDS encoding metallophosphoesterase produces MTVLLAQISDLHLDGTDRATERAARVMDHLRNLPHPVDALLVTGDIADHGAEAEYEEAARLLTAPFPVLTCPGNHDVRPAYRKALLGEAPDDGPINRVHHIAGTAILMCDSTIPGRDEGRLDAETLGWIDDQLTALPAGTPALVAFHQPPVELHHPLPDSGRLEQPEQLAALLEAHPRVAAVLTGHAHTAAASTFASRPLIVGPAITWTLRLPWEGDHPADRDQPPALAFHVLDDDRRLTTHYRVVL; encoded by the coding sequence ATGACGGTGTTGCTTGCCCAGATCAGCGACCTGCACCTGGACGGCACGGACAGGGCCACCGAACGGGCCGCCCGCGTCATGGACCACTTGCGGAATCTGCCGCACCCGGTGGACGCGCTCCTCGTCACCGGGGACATCGCCGATCACGGTGCGGAGGCCGAGTACGAGGAAGCCGCCCGCCTTCTGACGGCTCCCTTCCCGGTGCTCACCTGCCCCGGCAACCACGACGTCCGCCCGGCCTACCGCAAGGCCCTGCTCGGAGAGGCCCCCGACGACGGCCCGATCAACCGCGTCCACCACATCGCCGGGACCGCCATCCTGATGTGCGACTCGACCATTCCCGGCCGGGACGAGGGGCGACTCGACGCCGAGACGCTGGGCTGGATCGACGACCAGCTCACCGCACTGCCCGCCGGCACCCCAGCGCTCGTCGCCTTCCACCAACCGCCCGTCGAACTCCACCACCCCCTGCCCGACTCCGGCAGACTCGAACAGCCCGAGCAACTGGCCGCGCTGCTCGAGGCACACCCGCGGGTGGCCGCCGTCCTGACCGGCCACGCCCACACGGCCGCCGCCTCCACCTTCGCGAGCCGCCCCCTGATCGTCGGCCCCGCCATCACCTGGACCCTGCGCCTGCCCTGGGAGGGCGACCACCCGGCCGACCGTGACCAGCCGCCCGCGCTGGCCTTCCACGTCCTGGACGACGACCGGCGCCTGACCACCCACTACCGCGTGGTGCTCTGA
- a CDS encoding enoyl-CoA hydratase/isomerase family protein, with translation MNLDLYTTLRVAVDAGVARITLDNPPVNVLSGTMIRELHDVLGTLRNDDSVRVVVFSSADPEFFLAHVDIHILDEMDGLQAIADRNPDANLFQGVGELLRHQPQVTIVKLAGTARAGGAEFVTAADLTFAARETAGIGQSEVLMGIVPGGGGTQYLRERVGRNRALELLLTGDLVDADTAAAYGWINRAVPAAELDAFVDQVAERIAALSPHVIAAAKRLVPPADLSDGLRAEDDAWADLVSGDLPARLMAGALEHGAQTPAGERDLESLMRRVAADL, from the coding sequence ATGAACCTGGACCTGTACACGACGCTGCGTGTCGCCGTCGACGCCGGAGTCGCGCGGATCACCTTGGACAACCCTCCGGTCAACGTGCTCAGCGGAACGATGATCCGCGAACTGCACGACGTGCTGGGGACGTTGAGGAACGACGACTCGGTCCGGGTCGTCGTGTTCTCCAGCGCCGACCCCGAGTTCTTCCTCGCCCACGTCGACATCCACATCCTCGACGAGATGGACGGCCTCCAGGCGATCGCGGACCGCAACCCGGACGCCAACCTCTTCCAGGGGGTCGGCGAGCTGCTCCGCCACCAGCCACAGGTGACCATCGTCAAGCTCGCGGGGACGGCACGGGCGGGTGGCGCCGAGTTCGTCACGGCCGCCGACCTGACCTTCGCCGCGCGGGAGACGGCCGGCATCGGCCAGAGCGAGGTGCTGATGGGCATCGTGCCGGGCGGCGGGGGAACGCAGTACCTGCGCGAGCGGGTCGGTCGCAACCGGGCGCTGGAGCTGCTGCTCACCGGCGACCTGGTGGACGCGGACACCGCGGCCGCCTACGGGTGGATCAACCGGGCGGTTCCGGCAGCGGAGCTGGACGCGTTCGTCGACCAGGTCGCGGAGAGGATCGCCGCGCTGTCGCCGCACGTCATCGCCGCCGCCAAGCGGTTGGTCCCTCCCGCCGACCTGAGCGACGGCCTGAGAGCGGAGGACGACGCATGGGCCGACCTGGTCAGCGGCGACCTGCCCGCCCGGCTCATGGCGGGAGCCCTGGAGCACGGGGCGCAGACCCCCGCGGGCGAGCGCGACCTGGAATCGCTGATGAGGCGCGTCGCCGCCGACCTGTAG
- a CDS encoding DUF6891 domain-containing protein, translating into MLEITVETENWERHVRVSADELEGLVRRIGGEGDRFLIVQRIPDLPDDFAQVWHQVGGAYTVEHRDGSADRHFQAPADTAEAVSAALTGWARRKARWDEDLTWSRLDMGPVKEVPPLDLDDDERGELEQRVREVLAGGYATRAELAELAEDYLVTADRRPVSHEQAVALANRLWLERVAEQATWEGETDPERLTRAFTALQATGVTAREDFSCCRNCGESEIGAEGGPDARGYVFFHSQSTDSAASGHGLPLYYGGFDGSSETTAAIGAEVVAALEAVGLPTEWDGDPGRAITVTPLDWRRRLVG; encoded by the coding sequence ATGCTCGAGATCACGGTGGAGACGGAGAACTGGGAGCGGCACGTGCGCGTGTCGGCGGATGAGCTGGAGGGGCTGGTCCGGCGCATCGGTGGTGAGGGTGACCGGTTCCTGATCGTCCAGCGGATACCCGATCTGCCCGACGACTTCGCCCAGGTCTGGCATCAGGTCGGCGGCGCCTACACGGTCGAGCATCGCGACGGCTCCGCCGACCGGCACTTCCAGGCGCCGGCGGACACGGCCGAGGCGGTCAGCGCGGCACTGACCGGCTGGGCGCGCCGGAAGGCCCGCTGGGACGAGGACCTGACGTGGTCGCGCCTCGACATGGGACCCGTCAAGGAGGTCCCGCCGCTCGATCTGGACGACGACGAGCGTGGGGAGTTGGAGCAGCGTGTCCGCGAGGTGCTGGCCGGCGGCTATGCCACGCGGGCCGAACTGGCCGAGCTCGCCGAGGACTACCTGGTCACCGCCGACCGCCGGCCCGTCTCGCACGAGCAGGCGGTTGCGCTGGCCAACCGCCTGTGGCTGGAGCGCGTCGCGGAACAGGCCACGTGGGAGGGCGAGACCGACCCCGAACGGCTCACCCGCGCCTTCACGGCCCTGCAAGCGACCGGCGTCACCGCCCGCGAGGACTTCTCCTGCTGCCGCAACTGCGGCGAGTCCGAGATCGGAGCCGAGGGCGGCCCCGACGCCCGCGGCTACGTGTTCTTCCACTCCCAGTCCACGGATTCTGCCGCGTCAGGTCATGGACTGCCGTTGTACTACGGCGGCTTCGACGGCTCGTCCGAGACGACGGCGGCGATAGGCGCCGAGGTCGTGGCCGCCCTCGAAGCGGTGGGCCTCCCCACGGAGTGGGACGGCGACCCCGGGCGCGCCATCACCGTCACGCCGCTGGACTGGCGTCGCCGTCTCGTCGGCTAG
- a CDS encoding VWA domain-containing protein, which yields MTDTPPGSDPPTTPPASPVQRHTLTVVADRFDIATWQDTRAQSTALRDLAAELRARHEGAADLLTDVFLAAYRARPRLRDPATLAPTRLVNHCVLTSLMEPPEFAELQRTTAGDPYAAAVSVLALAPALRRILEGADEAQSRAEEAGRAQLAAERAAADAAEALRQADQGQVDPGQVEPDSHTLRQAAEAARAAAQQAMNTATQALAAAAPGLRAVSHAAAARAATAARKEADLMRAWGVGPGQTERMPFAERLRLAERLSSSHLAQWADLIGRFRQMARGERARKVEHTSGELIGVTLGNDLSRIVPSELAHLGLPELRAVFAARYAAGELMLYDSRGDQTSGRGAIIACVDTSHSMYEAGPGGVTREAWAKGCALALLDQARHARRDFVGILFSAADKLQVFRFPADGPAPVERVLEFAETFLGGGTDYQRPLSAAADLLQQEFDDASRSRGDIVMITDDDCDVTETWMRQWRETKRRLGFRVFGAAVGVPPAAAAVSVLDALCDNLRSIEDLTDVHAAADLFRVI from the coding sequence GTGACCGACACACCGCCCGGCTCCGACCCGCCGACGACCCCGCCCGCCTCTCCCGTGCAGCGGCACACGCTGACCGTGGTCGCGGACCGCTTCGACATCGCCACATGGCAGGACACCCGCGCCCAGTCGACGGCCCTGCGCGATCTGGCCGCGGAGCTGCGCGCCCGCCACGAAGGCGCGGCCGACCTGCTGACCGACGTGTTCCTGGCCGCCTATCGAGCCCGGCCACGGCTGCGCGACCCCGCGACGCTGGCCCCCACCCGGCTGGTCAACCACTGCGTCCTCACCTCGCTGATGGAGCCGCCGGAGTTCGCCGAACTGCAGCGGACGACAGCCGGCGATCCGTACGCCGCCGCCGTGTCCGTACTCGCCCTGGCGCCCGCGCTGCGCCGCATCCTGGAAGGCGCCGACGAGGCCCAGAGCCGGGCCGAGGAGGCCGGGCGGGCCCAGCTGGCTGCCGAGAGGGCGGCAGCGGATGCGGCGGAGGCGCTGCGGCAGGCGGACCAGGGGCAGGTGGACCCGGGCCAGGTGGAGCCGGACAGCCACACCCTTCGGCAAGCCGCCGAGGCGGCCCGCGCGGCAGCTCAACAGGCCATGAACACCGCCACGCAGGCCCTGGCCGCTGCCGCCCCCGGCCTCCGCGCCGTCTCCCATGCGGCAGCGGCGCGGGCCGCCACGGCCGCACGCAAGGAAGCCGACCTGATGCGGGCGTGGGGTGTGGGCCCCGGCCAGACGGAGCGGATGCCCTTCGCCGAACGCCTGCGGCTCGCCGAGCGGCTGTCCTCCAGCCACCTCGCCCAGTGGGCCGACCTGATCGGCCGCTTCCGGCAGATGGCCCGCGGCGAACGCGCCCGCAAGGTGGAGCACACCAGCGGCGAACTGATCGGCGTCACCCTCGGCAACGACCTCTCCCGCATCGTCCCCTCCGAACTGGCCCACCTCGGCCTGCCGGAACTGCGTGCCGTCTTCGCCGCGCGCTACGCCGCCGGGGAACTCATGCTGTACGACAGCCGGGGCGACCAGACGTCGGGGCGCGGCGCGATCATCGCGTGCGTCGACACCTCGCACTCCATGTACGAGGCGGGCCCCGGCGGCGTCACCAGGGAGGCGTGGGCCAAGGGGTGTGCCCTGGCGCTCCTCGACCAGGCCCGCCACGCCCGGCGGGACTTCGTCGGCATCCTGTTCTCCGCCGCCGACAAGCTCCAGGTGTTCCGCTTCCCGGCCGACGGGCCGGCTCCTGTCGAGCGCGTCCTGGAGTTCGCGGAGACCTTCCTCGGCGGTGGCACGGACTATCAGAGACCGCTGAGTGCGGCGGCCGACCTGTTGCAGCAGGAGTTCGACGACGCGTCCCGGTCCCGCGGCGACATCGTGATGATCACCGACGACGACTGCGACGTCACCGAGACGTGGATGCGCCAGTGGAGGGAGACCAAGCGCCGGCTGGGCTTCCGGGTCTTCGGGGCCGCCGTCGGAGTGCCGCCCGCGGCCGCCGCGGTCTCGGTCCTGGACGCCTTGTGCGACAACCTGCGCTCCATCGAGGACCTCACGGACGTCCACGCGGCCGCCGATCTGTTCCGCGTCATCTGA
- a CDS encoding DUF389 domain-containing protein, with the protein MLSSVRARVLPAAQRRTLDELTEDLVLGSGDTTSKRSAFWTMLTLAAVIAGAGVLTDSTATVIGAMIIAPLSTPIMGIALGSVLRRRTGSVMVVLLGGLLAVALGMVMSLALPDHYDLLSNSQIASRTSPDLMDLVAALATGLAGAIALARRDVASVLPGVAIAISLVPPLVVTGVCLGKLSGWLALGSLALFVSNLFALVFAGMVVFASLGYAAEADRAAGRPAGRTSAAMALLFAVVFVPLAANTAATLLLNVWTGRTKDVAREWLASQPGASVTSVDANSRTLYVHVRTPGELPPVKSLMDRLNGRIPQGIPIVVDATRGQRIDAGKVGG; encoded by the coding sequence ATGCTCAGCAGCGTTCGTGCCCGTGTCCTGCCGGCCGCCCAGCGCCGGACGTTGGACGAACTGACCGAGGATCTGGTCCTCGGCTCCGGCGACACCACGTCCAAGCGGTCGGCCTTCTGGACGATGCTGACGCTGGCGGCGGTCATCGCGGGCGCCGGCGTGTTGACGGACTCGACGGCCACCGTGATCGGCGCCATGATCATCGCGCCGCTGTCGACGCCGATCATGGGCATCGCCCTCGGCTCGGTACTGCGCCGCCGTACCGGCTCGGTCATGGTCGTCCTCCTCGGGGGTCTGCTCGCCGTCGCCCTGGGGATGGTCATGTCGCTGGCGCTGCCCGACCACTACGACCTGCTGTCCAACAGCCAGATCGCGTCGCGGACCTCGCCGGACCTGATGGACCTGGTCGCCGCCCTCGCCACCGGTCTGGCGGGCGCGATCGCCCTGGCCCGCCGGGACGTCGCCTCCGTGCTCCCCGGTGTCGCCATCGCCATCTCGCTCGTCCCGCCGCTGGTGGTGACGGGGGTGTGCCTGGGGAAGCTGTCGGGATGGCTTGCGCTGGGATCACTGGCGCTGTTCGTGTCGAACCTCTTCGCCCTGGTCTTCGCCGGCATGGTGGTGTTCGCCTCGCTCGGGTACGCGGCGGAGGCGGACAGGGCGGCCGGACGCCCCGCCGGCCGGACGTCGGCCGCCATGGCGCTGCTGTTCGCCGTCGTCTTCGTCCCGCTGGCGGCCAACACCGCCGCCACACTGCTGCTCAACGTGTGGACCGGCCGCACCAAGGACGTGGCGAGGGAGTGGCTGGCCTCCCAGCCGGGTGCGTCCGTCACGAGTGTGGACGCGAACTCCCGCACCCTGTATGTGCACGTCCGTACGCCCGGGGAACTCCCCCCGGTGAAGTCCCTCATGGACCGCCTGAACGGGCGGATCCCCCAGGGCATCCCGATCGTGGTGGACGCGACGCGGGGGCAGCGCATCGATGCCGGGAAGGTGGGTGGGTGA